The DNA window ATTTCGAACTTGACACCCACGTTCTCGAGTGCCCTGAGCACCTCAAGACTGCTTCTGGCCCAGGCAGCGGTATCATATCTCGAACGCTTTGCCCTGTGGCTCGCTTTAAAGACGATGACCACATCCTGAACGTAAAAACCGAAGGAAGGAAAGAGCCCGAAAAACCGCCAGCCCTTATGAGGGTCGGTCCTGTACGAACCGTTTATGAATGTGAGTTCCTGCAACACCCTCTCCTCCCCCTGCATCGTTCATCTCATTGACCTCCAGGATATCTTACTAAGAACTTCAGGGAGAAAGCCACTCTCCCTGTCTTTCCAGCAGAGTCCCGTGATTCCCATGGCCACCACATTGAACCGCCGGTATTTTATTGAAGTAGTCTCTCGTTGATTGTCATTCTGGCTTGTCAGAATTTTTCTGCTGAATAAGAAGGATTCCCGACGCGCTTCGCTTGCGTGAATGACAAAGGGAACAGGCTTTGACGTTGCCGTAACCAGTCCAGCCACCATGTTCCGCTGTTGCATCAAAAGACCTCACCGTTGCTTTTTGCAATGCTATTTGTTACAATAGACCATGTTCAGGCTCCAGTCAAGTATCAGACAGAAGATAACCTTCGGCTACTATGCCATCGTGGCCATCATCGTCGGCCTGTCGGCATTCACCTTCATTCAGCTCAGGTATCTCGAGAAGAAGGTGATCTTCGGCGAGACAATCTCGGAATTCTTTGATACGACCCTCGAGGTGCGGAGGTTTGAGAAGAATTATTTCCTTTACCAGGACCGGACCGACTACGATGAAAATATACGCTATCTTTCGAAGGCAGAGAGGATCCTTGAAGAGAACACCAGCGGCTTCGGCAGCATCGCCCGGCCTTCTCAGATTATCGCCTTACGGGAGGACCTCAGGAAATACCGTGAACATATGGAACAGTATGCTTCCTCGCCGGGTGAGGCCTTCAAGGAAAACACCCTTTCGAAGACCGCCCTGGAAAGCAAGATCAGGGAGACGGGAAAGTATATCGTGACCGTCGCAGAAGATATCTCAAAGGCCGAGCGGAGGAACCTCCAGGCGATGCTGAACAATTCCCAGACTATCCTCATCGCCTCGATCGTCTCCCTCGCCATTCTCGTGGTTGTCATCGGCCATGTCCTTTCCCGGATGGTCGTGAAGCCCCTTGAGTCGCTGGAAGAGAGTATGAGGGTGATTGCAGAGGGCAGGTTCGAAAGGGTCTCTCTCGACTCCCATGACCGGGAGATCCTGTCCCTGTCAAATGCCTTCAATGCGATGATCAGGGAACTCGAGATGAGACAGCGCCACCTCGTGCAGTCGGAAAAACTCGCCTCTCTGGGCACACTCCTCTCGGGCGTCGCCCATGAATTGAACAACCCCCTTTCGAACATTTCCTCGTCATGCCAGATCCTCATGGAGGAGATCGAAGACGGCGACATGGAGTACAAAAAGGAGTTGCTTACTCAGATCGACGGGCAGACGGACAGGGCCCGGAATATCGTCCGTTCCCTTCTCGATTTCTCGAGAGAAAGGGAATTTCGAAAAGAGACCTTGAAGCTGAAAGAGCTTTTCGAAGAGACGATCAAGTTCATCAAGGGCCAGGTCCCGACAAACGTCGAGATACGCCTCGACGTCCCCGATGGCATATCGATCTTTGCTGACAAGCAGCGGATCCAGCAGGCCTTCCTGAACCTCATCAAGAACGGCCTTGAAGCAATCGCAGAAGAGGGCCGTGTGCTCGTAACGGCGAGGAAGCTTGTAGGACTGGAAACGATGGATTTTGTGAACTCCGTCCTCCTCGAGGAGTGCCAGCATCGCATGATCGAAGGCAGCAGGGACAGTTCCGTGTATATAAAGATCTGCGACACCGGCAATGGGATCCCCGCAGAAATCCTTCCAAAGATATTCGATCCCTTCTTCACCACAAAGGACGTCGGCAAGGGTTCCGGTCTCGGCCTCTTCATCGTCCATGAGATCATTGAAGAGCACGGCGGCTGCATCGCCGTCGACAGCGAGGTCGGCATCGGAACGACATTTTTCATACGGCTGCCGGTTCAAACGCAGGCGAGCAAGAAGGAGTGACTACCATGGAGAACAACGCAAAAATACTGATCGTCGATGATGAAAAAATAGCACTCAAGAACCTCGATCACGTCATAAGAAAGGAGGGCTATGAAGTCACCAGCACGCAGAGCGGCCAGAACGCCCTCAAGCTTATTGAAGAGCAGCAATTTGAAGTCGTGCTCACCGATTTGAGGATGGAGAAGGTCGACGGAATGCAGATACTCGCGAGGTGCAGAGAGCTCTATCCCGACACCGAGGTGGTCATGATAACCGGATTCGCGACGCTCGAATCAGCTGTCGAGACGATGAAGCACGGTGCCTTCTATTACATTGCCAAACCCTTTAAGCTCGACGAGGTGCGGAAGGTCGTCAGGGAGGCGGCAGAGAAGGTCAGACTCAAGAGGGAGAATCGCCAGTTACGAGAGCAGATCGAGACCTATCAGGGAAAGGTGAAGATCATTACCAAGGACCAGTCTATGCTGAGACTCCTCGATACGGCAAGGCAGATCGCGCCGACAGACTGCAACGTGATCATAAGCGGTGAAAGCGGAACGGGCAAGGAACTTTTCGCCCGGTACGTGCATTTCAGCAGCAACCGCTCTGCCGGTCCCTTCTTTGCCATAAATTGCGGCGCCTTTACCGAGGAACTTCTCGGTAATGAGCTTTTTGGCCACGAGAAGGGGGCATTTACCGGGGCCATGACCATGAAGAAGGGATTGATAGAGATGGCTTCGGGCGGGACGCTCTTCCTCGACGAGATCACGGAGATGCCCTCTTCCATGCAGGTAAAGCTCCTGCGGGTGATCCAGGAAAAAGAGGTCCTGAGACTCGGTTCAACAGAACCTCTCCGCGTAGATGTGAGGTTTATCGCGGCAACGAACAGGGACATTCAGGATGCCATCAGGTCCGGCAACTTCAGGCAGGACCTCTATTTCAGACTGAACGTCGTTTCGCTTCACATTCCTCCCCTTTCTGAACGGAGGGACGATATCCCCCTCCTCAGTTATTACTTCCTGAAGAAATTCGCGCCTCTCATGAAGAAGGATATCACCGAAATATCACAGGAGGTGATCGCTATCCTGATAAACTACGATTTCCCCGGGAACGTACGAGAATTGGAGAATATTATCGAACGGGGCGTCGCCCTTTCGAACGGAAATGCCATCGAAGTGGCTCATCTTCCCGAAGACCTGAAGGAATTAAGCATTAAGACCTTCAGAAAGAAGGAGGGGAGGATACCCACGCTCGAAGAACAGGAGACTGCTTATATAACGTGGGTCCTTCGTGAGGTCGGCGGCAATAAGACCCTCGCCGCACAGATACTCGGCATCGACAGGGTCTCCCTCTGGAGGAAGCTCAAGAAGCTGGGCCTCGAAGGAGAGTGAACGTTCGCGAAATTTCATCATGCATGGTATCCTCTTTCCCTTCGGACTCATAATACTTGCAGGCGTGGCGTTCAGGCGCATGAGGCCTTCGGGCGTAGAGGCAGGCGCTATGAGTCAGGCAATCAACGCCGGAGTGCTGAACCTCTTTCTTCCTGCTCTCTGTATTAAAACGATGTACCAGTCAACGATCGATCACCACGCCTTGCTCGTACCGGCGACAGCATGCGTCACCACACTGACTGCGCTGCTCTTGGCAGCAGGCACCTATTCCCTTCTTTCGAAAAAGTTACAGCTCGCGCCGCAGGAGAAGGGAGTAGTTCTTCTTGCGGCAGCCTTCGGCAACGTAACGTATCTGGGCCTTCCGGTGATCACCGGTCTCTTTGGCCAAAGCGCCGCACAATACGCGCTCTACTACGATCTCCTTGCAACGACGCCTCTCCTTTGGCTTGTTGGCGCCACGATGGCCGCCCGCTGCGGAGGGGATAGAGAGTATGACATTCCATCGGCGCTGAAGACCATCGTTTCACTTCCGCCCGTGTGGGGCATCTTCGCCGGAATGGCTCTGAATCTGACAAGGGCTACTCTCCCTCCCTTTATGGTAAGTGCACTTGACATGCTCGGAGGACTTGTTGTCCCGCTCATGATCTTCAGCATAGGGCTCGCACTCACCTTTCCAAAGGTGGCGCATGCCTTTGCCGTGCTCCCTGCCGTGGTCATCAAACTCGCTCTTTCGCCGTTCATCTCCTTTCTTGCAGCAAAAACACTCGGCCTTTCGGGAACCGCCCTCACCTCCACCGTCCTGGAGGGCGCCATGCCCTCAATGGTCCTCACGCTCCTTGTGGCCGGCCGCTACAATCTTGATATATCCCTTGGGGCTTTCATGATTGTGGTTACCACCACGCTCTCCTTTTTTACCCTTCCCGCAATCCTCTACCTCGTAGGAGTTTGAGGTTACCTTCCAGTTGCATAAGACTATCTTGTTCGGGAAGGCAGGTATGGTGAGAAGCCTTGTATCGCGATACCTTTGATGGTTGCCGACTGCCGCTGTATGCTCAATGTAGGAGTCACTTACGATGAAGTCATCAAGGTACCTCATTGCCGGAATCTCATCGCATGTACAGGGCTTCGATCCATGCCTGCCTTGCCATCGTTTGCAACGTTAGGGGTTACCTGATAGGTGCGTAGGAGGGAAGACAGTCACGCCTCAAGGACCCTCATGGGAGGCATACAGCAATTTGACAAATGAGAGGTCGTAAAGATGCGTGATATATATGTCGTGCAACGCCCGGCATCGAACGCGTCTGTGGCATGACTGCTACCTTTTCCGAGTGCGTAGTTGCAATAGTACCGCAGCGCCCGCAAGCGCTGTTGCACCAGACCCGATACCAAATTTCCACAGCTTCTTGCCGTCCTTGATCCTTCGCTGTCTTGACCTTTTATATCTTTCTGCGACCACCAGGCATCTCTTGACATCCTTGTTACAGAAGTTAAATATGGTTTTGAACATTTCGAGTCTGCCTTCTATGATGCCGAACAGCGCCCGCCAGTATTCATCCCTATTCATCTTGCTCCTTTCCGCCCTTAATGCCTTCTCATCGTTGATGCTCTTGATGAATGCATCCAAGAGATTCCTGTCGGCGTCCCTATATACGAGAAGGGCGGGATCAGCAAGTCGTTGGAGTAAGGGCCACTGACACCTGTCCTCAAGTTTAAATAGTTCCGATAGCGATCTCTTGTTGAAAAAGGTGAGAATTATGGACTTCCTCACGGAGCGATAGAAGACTCTCAAATCTTCCGGTTCGAATCCGGTACCCTCGAAAAACTTCAAAAACTCCCTAAGATTTGTCATTTTCTGGGCAGTAAGAGTTTGTCACGGCCTATAAGGTAATCATTATCAATACCCTGCGCTACATTAACCAGCGCTATTTTTCTCCATTCTCGTTTGCAGATTCATCGGAGAACCGCAGGCTGGACACAGAGGTCTTTTGCGTACAATTTTATTCGTCCAACCTGTGAATCGCATTTCACACGTGAGACGGTAATATCGCTGTTCATTCCTCGTCCTTCCATAACGATACAGCACCTCCGGGTGACAGGACGGACACGGAATTCCCTCGTGTATCATTGATGTTTTCTCGCATGTCCGACAGCGGTGGATTGCCTTCACTTGTCTTCAGACCAATACCCTTCCTGATAATGTCCTTCACGTTTCGGATGACCAATACTGCCAGGAAATCTTTTATCCGTGCATTTTCCTTCAGTCTGCTGAGCGTTGCCTCATAAAGTATCTGTATCTCCTCCTCGGCAACATTGAAGTCCCTCGCAAGCCTTTGGATGGCACTGGAATGCAGAGTTTGCTCAGTCTCATTCTCATATAAGCCGGCAGTCGCTACCATGTTAGCTCTCCTTCAAAGGCGGGCAACACGATCCCTCTATGACTTCTCCGCTGCCCGCCTTAGCCCGACAACGTTCGTTGCGACTTTCTCCGTCTCGCCTCACCCCTCGCAGTCTCGGCGAGTTCCCCTTCGCTAACAGGGGTACCTCAGATGAGCCTGTTTCTATTCGCGGCTTCGGGGCAAAACTGCTCCCCCGATTTCCTTTACTCCCTCAACAACCCCTATCAGCGTCTCTTTCACGGCCTTCACCGCTGTATTGCCGATTTCTCCCGCTGCTGTGACCGCGCCGCCAACAGCCGACTCTGCAACTTCCATGACATTACCCCCGACTTCCTTCGCCGCTTCGACAACCCCATCAACCGCCCTCCGCGCGACGAGTGCCACATCAGCACCCACTTCTGCTGCACCCTTCACGGCACTCTTGACCGTCTGGCCGGCAGCAGTAACAACGTCTCCGCCGACATCACTCACGCCCATTACAATCCCCTTTGCCACACTCTTTGTGCTAAGGACAAGACCGGTGCCGACCTCCTCTGTAGCCTGAATCGTCCCTCTCACCACATCCTTTGCAATAGCGACCCCCTCATTGGCAACAGTGCCGGTAGCCCCCAAAGCATTGGAAACCGTGTTCCTCGCAAGGCTCACAATCTCTGCTTCTATCTCGTCGATGCCTCTCAGGCTGCTGACGATACCGGCCTTCACCGTCGTTCCTGCTTTGCTGATTCCTTCAGTTGGCTCCATGACACTGCCTTTCGTTGCCTTCATGATACACCTCCGCTTACTTCTTTCCGGATTCGTTTATAAAAGAGTAACCGAGCGCCGCACACTCGCTTTCTTCTGCAGCTCCACAAACTCAATCTGTCAGACCACCCTTCTCACTCCCCCTTCTCTAAGGGCCCGGTCATATCTCTCCTCCCAATTTCAAGCTATCACCGGACAGGATCATAGTCAACGGTGAAGAATCCTATGTAACCGACTACAGCTTTCTTCACGTGGCATTCCTCATGGCGATAAAACCGCTTCTGGAGCCAGTTTAAGTGATACCCTCCTGTCATGCGAGGCACCACAATGCGCCTAAAATACTTTCATTATTTGCCTCACGGCTCGTCAATTTCGGCAGGGATAGGAAGGCATATCACGAAAAGCTTTTCACCCGAACTGCGTTGGCACTTTACATGGCGAGTGTCATGTCGTAAACTGACAAAATGAATGAAGGTACACCCGAGGAAGGCATGGAATTGCGATGCCCCTCGTGCGATGCTGACGTAACTTACGGTTACGGACACACCAAGACGGGGAAACAGCGTTTTATCTGCCTCATGTGCGGCATGCAGTTTAGTCTTGGCGCCCGAACGACTCTGGTCAGGGGAAAACCGTCCTGTCCCGTCTGTGGCAAGCCGATGAACATATACAAGCTGGAGGGGAGTATCATCCGATTCAGGTGCTCCGGTTATCCAATATGCAAAACCTATAGGAAATTCACGTTAACGGAGGAACGCTAAGCTGTACCTGCTATCTATGGCGAAACGCTGAGGGCAATGCTCCGGCCTGCCGAGCTTGAGTCCCCGATCCGCGAGATGCCTGAGCATTCCGCTCCATGACTAAAGGACAGGCTTCCGGAGGCTTCTATCTTCATCAATCCAAGAACGGCAAGGCGCAGGCAGCTATGAGGCACGAAGATCTGAAAAGTACAAAGAAGTATTTTCACGCCCATAGAGACAGAATGAGAGAGCAGTTCAACAGGAGGGGCAGAACTATCCTTTGAGATATTTCCCCATCCATGCGAGGCAGCGGCCCCAGGAATCTTGAGCAGCATCAGGTCGATAGCTTGGCCTATAATCCGCAAAAAAAGCATGTGGCGCGCCCGGATACAGAATAAACTCTGCGGTCCTGCCGGCTGCCCTGAGCTTAGCCTCCATCTCCCTAACATCGGCAGCTGGGATCCCCAGATCTGCTTCGCCATACAGACCGAGCACGGGCGGACGAATCTCTGCGGCAACGTCCAAAGGCCCGACAGTGCGAATCCCCTCTTTCCTTTCGGGTTTTATTTGGCCGTACCATGGGACTGCGGCTTTCAACTCATGATTATGAGCAGCGTAGAGAAGAGTATACATCCCGCCCCGACAAAATCCAGTGATCCCAATCCGATCAGGACATGCTGCCACCTGCTTCTTC is part of the Thermodesulfovibrionales bacterium genome and encodes:
- a CDS encoding ATP-binding protein, producing the protein MFRLQSSIRQKITFGYYAIVAIIVGLSAFTFIQLRYLEKKVIFGETISEFFDTTLEVRRFEKNYFLYQDRTDYDENIRYLSKAERILEENTSGFGSIARPSQIIALREDLRKYREHMEQYASSPGEAFKENTLSKTALESKIRETGKYIVTVAEDISKAERRNLQAMLNNSQTILIASIVSLAILVVVIGHVLSRMVVKPLESLEESMRVIAEGRFERVSLDSHDREILSLSNAFNAMIRELEMRQRHLVQSEKLASLGTLLSGVAHELNNPLSNISSSCQILMEEIEDGDMEYKKELLTQIDGQTDRARNIVRSLLDFSREREFRKETLKLKELFEETIKFIKGQVPTNVEIRLDVPDGISIFADKQRIQQAFLNLIKNGLEAIAEEGRVLVTARKLVGLETMDFVNSVLLEECQHRMIEGSRDSSVYIKICDTGNGIPAEILPKIFDPFFTTKDVGKGSGLGLFIVHEIIEEHGGCIAVDSEVGIGTTFFIRLPVQTQASKKE
- a CDS encoding DUF3562 domain-containing protein; the protein is MVATAGLYENETEQTLHSSAIQRLARDFNVAEEEIQILYEATLSRLKENARIKDFLAVLVIRNVKDIIRKGIGLKTSEGNPPLSDMRENINDTRGNSVSVLSPGGAVSLWKDEE
- a CDS encoding sigma-54 dependent transcriptional regulator, which translates into the protein MENNAKILIVDDEKIALKNLDHVIRKEGYEVTSTQSGQNALKLIEEQQFEVVLTDLRMEKVDGMQILARCRELYPDTEVVMITGFATLESAVETMKHGAFYYIAKPFKLDEVRKVVREAAEKVRLKRENRQLREQIETYQGKVKIITKDQSMLRLLDTARQIAPTDCNVIISGESGTGKELFARYVHFSSNRSAGPFFAINCGAFTEELLGNELFGHEKGAFTGAMTMKKGLIEMASGGTLFLDEITEMPSSMQVKLLRVIQEKEVLRLGSTEPLRVDVRFIAATNRDIQDAIRSGNFRQDLYFRLNVVSLHIPPLSERRDDIPLLSYYFLKKFAPLMKKDITEISQEVIAILINYDFPGNVRELENIIERGVALSNGNAIEVAHLPEDLKELSIKTFRKKEGRIPTLEEQETAYITWVLREVGGNKTLAAQILGIDRVSLWRKLKKLGLEGE
- a CDS encoding AEC family transporter, with translation MHGILFPFGLIILAGVAFRRMRPSGVEAGAMSQAINAGVLNLFLPALCIKTMYQSTIDHHALLVPATACVTTLTALLLAAGTYSLLSKKLQLAPQEKGVVLLAAAFGNVTYLGLPVITGLFGQSAAQYALYYDLLATTPLLWLVGATMAARCGGDREYDIPSALKTIVSLPPVWGIFAGMALNLTRATLPPFMVSALDMLGGLVVPLMIFSIGLALTFPKVAHAFAVLPAVVIKLALSPFISFLAAKTLGLSGTALTSTVLEGAMPSMVLTLLVAGRYNLDISLGAFMIVVTTTLSFFTLPAILYLVGV